The proteins below are encoded in one region of Candidatus Palauibacter australiensis:
- a CDS encoding efflux RND transporter periplasmic adaptor subunit gives MRRCNLFPFARARLRLVPVAAALWACGGGSEMAEMPGMEGDHAAHMPAMVAPAETDTAPALGRGLVQLTSEQEQALGVTYATVERISAVREIRTVGRIDAPEGNIAEITPKTDGFVEELLVATTGEAVRRGQPLLTIYSPALVAAQEELLTARRLAAQVDPAATEAWSSAQSMLEASRRRLAWWDITDEQIERLERTGEVTKTLRLVAPVSGIVLEKDVVEGQRVTSGTRLYRIADLSTVWVEGEVFERDLQFVEVGSQAHIEVTAYPGEHMMGAVSFVYPTIEIASRTNRVRVSVPNPGLRFKPGMFATVFFEVAAIRDDIAVPLEAVVVTGERNLVFVRDEAGVLMPHEVVLGARAGDRVQILSGLAEGETIVASANFLIDAESRLGATGGSMPGMQHGGHSEEGR, from the coding sequence ATGAGACGATGCAACCTCTTCCCGTTCGCGCGCGCCCGGCTCCGACTCGTTCCGGTCGCGGCCGCGCTCTGGGCCTGCGGCGGCGGCTCCGAGATGGCGGAGATGCCCGGCATGGAAGGCGATCACGCGGCGCACATGCCCGCCATGGTCGCGCCCGCGGAAACCGACACGGCGCCAGCGCTCGGGCGCGGTCTCGTGCAGCTCACGTCGGAACAGGAGCAGGCGCTCGGCGTCACCTATGCCACCGTGGAGAGGATCTCCGCGGTACGCGAGATCCGAACCGTGGGCCGCATCGATGCCCCCGAGGGCAACATCGCCGAGATTACGCCAAAGACCGACGGCTTCGTCGAGGAACTCCTGGTCGCGACCACGGGAGAAGCCGTTCGCCGCGGCCAGCCGCTGCTCACGATCTACAGCCCCGCGCTCGTCGCGGCCCAGGAAGAACTGTTGACGGCTCGCCGGCTCGCCGCACAGGTCGACCCGGCCGCCACCGAGGCGTGGTCGAGCGCGCAGTCCATGCTCGAGGCGAGTCGCCGCCGCCTCGCCTGGTGGGATATCACCGACGAGCAGATCGAGCGGCTCGAGCGGACCGGGGAAGTGACGAAGACGCTGCGCCTCGTCGCTCCGGTGAGCGGGATCGTGCTCGAGAAGGATGTCGTCGAGGGACAACGGGTCACGTCCGGCACGCGGCTGTACCGGATCGCCGACCTCTCGACCGTGTGGGTGGAGGGGGAGGTGTTCGAGCGGGACCTGCAGTTCGTCGAGGTGGGCTCGCAGGCCCATATCGAGGTTACCGCCTATCCGGGCGAACACATGATGGGGGCGGTGAGCTTCGTCTATCCCACCATCGAGATCGCAAGCCGCACGAACCGCGTCCGGGTCTCGGTCCCGAACCCCGGCCTTCGCTTCAAGCCCGGGATGTTCGCCACCGTCTTCTTCGAGGTCGCCGCGATCCGGGACGACATCGCGGTGCCGCTGGAGGCCGTCGTCGTCACGGGGGAGCGCAACCTCGTCTTCGTGCGCGATGAGGCGGGGGTGCTGATGCCGCACGAGGTCGTGCTGGGAGCACGGGCCGGAGACCGGGTGCAGATCCTGAGCGGCCTCGCGGAAGGGGAGACGATCGTCGCCTCCGCGAACTTCCTCATCGACGCCGAATCCCGCCTCGGTGCGACGGGCGGGAGCATGCCCGGCATGCAGCACGGTGGCCACAGCGAGGAGGGCCGATGA
- a CDS encoding metal transporter, protein MSDERPDAAPRRSGPSRWVLGLFPLALLAGLIAFFFGADPTAPFRDAFPPVEDLTIERVSFPENGVMRVHVVNGGPEAATIAQVIVDDAYWQFEIDGDPTLPRLARATLELDYPWVEGELHVIRLVTSTGLTFDREVAVATLSPRPNALYLTTFGLLGLYAGVIPVLVGLLWYPFLRRIDRKWIHFYLSLTVGLLAFLVVDAFEDTLEASALVPEGFQAAGLIAVGVIGAIVGLRALGNLGRGRKAGGSAGSGDGGASPGLTVAYLIAISIGLHNLGEGLAIGAAFSLGEIALGSFLVIGFALHNTTEGLAIVAPVADRRPALRHFAFMGGIAGLPTVLGAWAGGFSYSPTLATFFLALGAGAILQVIVEVTRLIRKSWPQGLFTPLNATGLLLGLLVMYGTALMVTA, encoded by the coding sequence ATGTCTGACGAGCGGCCCGACGCCGCGCCGCGCCGGAGCGGCCCGTCGCGCTGGGTGCTGGGTCTATTCCCGCTCGCGCTCCTGGCGGGGCTCATCGCGTTCTTCTTCGGCGCCGACCCCACCGCCCCCTTCCGGGACGCGTTCCCGCCCGTGGAGGACCTCACGATCGAGCGTGTGAGCTTCCCGGAGAACGGCGTCATGCGCGTGCATGTGGTGAACGGCGGTCCCGAGGCGGCCACCATCGCGCAGGTAATCGTCGACGACGCCTACTGGCAGTTCGAGATCGATGGCGATCCGACCTTGCCGCGTCTCGCCCGGGCCACGCTCGAACTGGACTATCCCTGGGTCGAGGGAGAACTCCACGTCATCCGGCTGGTGACTTCCACCGGGCTCACCTTCGACCGCGAGGTCGCGGTGGCGACGCTCTCGCCGCGCCCCAACGCCCTTTACCTGACGACCTTCGGCCTCCTCGGCCTCTACGCGGGCGTGATCCCCGTCCTCGTGGGCCTGCTGTGGTATCCCTTCCTGCGCCGGATCGACCGCAAGTGGATCCACTTCTACCTCAGCCTCACGGTGGGCCTGCTGGCCTTCCTCGTCGTCGATGCGTTCGAGGACACGCTCGAGGCGTCGGCGCTCGTGCCGGAGGGGTTCCAGGCCGCCGGGCTCATCGCCGTCGGCGTGATCGGCGCCATCGTCGGCCTCAGGGCCCTCGGTAATCTCGGACGCGGCCGGAAAGCCGGAGGCTCCGCGGGCTCGGGGGACGGCGGGGCGAGTCCCGGGCTCACGGTGGCGTACCTGATCGCCATCAGCATCGGGCTGCACAACCTCGGCGAGGGGCTCGCGATCGGGGCGGCCTTCTCCCTGGGCGAGATCGCGCTCGGGAGCTTCCTCGTCATCGGCTTCGCGCTCCACAACACGACGGAGGGGCTGGCGATCGTCGCGCCCGTTGCGGATCGGCGGCCCGCGCTGCGGCACTTCGCGTTCATGGGCGGAATTGCCGGACTCCCGACCGTCCTGGGAGCGTGGGCGGGCGGATTCTCCTATTCCCCGACGCTGGCGACGTTCTTCCTCGCCCTCGGCGCCGGAGCCATCCTGCAGGTCATCGTCGAAGTCACCCGGCTGATCCGGAAGAGCTGGCCGCAGGGCCTGTTCACCCCGCTCAACGCCACGGGCCTCCTCCTCGGCCTGCTGGTCATGTACGGCACCGCACTCATGGTGACCGCGTAG
- a CDS encoding multicopper oxidase domain-containing protein, whose protein sequence is MRPETLSRRDWLKLGAAGVAGVSGATVVDLASRGGARDALAASGAMPREPGVAGAAAGSHAAHQEAMGIVGMPGPDGAFDPGAFLTDFDYGEVTTRADGRIVRRWQVVALDREIEIAPGVFFPAWTYNGQVPGPTLRCTQGDILQVEFTNAGSHPHTIHFHGTHPPEMDGFEPIVAPGQRFTYEFEAKPFGLHLYHCHTMPLKRHIHKGLYGTFIVDPPEGREPAREMVMVMNAFDSNLDGDNEVYAVNTSAFYYHHHPVRVGVNDLCRIYLVNTTEFDLINSFHLHAGMFKVFRTGTRPDQYELTDTIMMCQGERHVLEFRLEHPGMHMFHAHQSEFAELGWMGFFEAVERLATGEGVPVGPAPRDV, encoded by the coding sequence GTGAGGCCGGAGACGTTGAGTCGGCGCGACTGGCTGAAGCTGGGTGCCGCGGGGGTTGCGGGCGTATCGGGCGCGACGGTGGTGGACCTGGCCTCGCGGGGCGGCGCGCGCGATGCCTTGGCGGCCAGCGGCGCCATGCCGCGCGAGCCGGGAGTTGCCGGCGCCGCCGCGGGCTCGCACGCGGCGCACCAGGAGGCGATGGGGATCGTCGGCATGCCGGGGCCCGACGGAGCGTTCGATCCGGGGGCCTTCCTCACCGATTTCGACTACGGAGAGGTCACGACCCGGGCCGACGGGCGCATCGTGCGCCGCTGGCAGGTCGTGGCGCTCGACCGGGAGATCGAGATCGCGCCCGGCGTCTTCTTCCCGGCGTGGACCTACAACGGGCAGGTGCCGGGCCCGACCCTGCGCTGCACCCAGGGGGACATCCTCCAGGTCGAGTTCACGAACGCGGGCTCGCACCCCCACACCATCCACTTCCACGGCACGCACCCGCCGGAGATGGACGGCTTCGAGCCCATCGTGGCGCCGGGGCAGCGTTTCACCTACGAGTTCGAGGCGAAGCCGTTCGGGCTCCACCTGTACCACTGCCACACGATGCCGCTAAAGCGGCACATCCATAAGGGGTTGTACGGGACGTTCATCGTCGATCCGCCCGAGGGCCGGGAACCGGCGCGGGAGATGGTGATGGTGATGAACGCGTTCGACAGCAACCTGGACGGCGACAACGAGGTGTACGCGGTCAACACGTCGGCGTTCTACTACCACCACCATCCCGTGCGCGTGGGCGTGAACGACCTGTGCCGCATCTATCTCGTGAACACGACCGAGTTCGACCTCATCAACTCGTTCCACCTGCACGCGGGCATGTTCAAGGTGTTCCGGACCGGTACCCGGCCGGACCAGTACGAACTCACGGACACGATCATGATGTGCCAGGGCGAGCGGCACGTCCTCGAGTTCCGGCTCGAGCACCCCGGCATGCACATGTTCCACGCGCACCAGAGCGAGTTCGCCGAACTGGGGTGGATGGGCTTCTTCGAGGCGGTCGAGCGGCTCGCCACCGGCGAGGGCGTGCCCGTGGGCCCCGCGCCCCGCGATGTCTGA
- the queG gene encoding tRNA epoxyqueuosine(34) reductase QueG has translation MSVARDAAALKRNVRAAARAAGFDQVGFAPAVPPVHGDAYEVWLASGYHGEMAYMAREDAVRRRLDPREALPGCRTLIVVSLLYGSAPAGTTTPDRRTRAGGGSARHRRLPVVARYALGRDYHDVFEERLDALSAAIEDLSPGARTKRYVDYGPVLERDHAQRAGLGWIGKNTMLLHPDLGSYFMLGELLTDLEIAPDPPFVPDRCGTCRRCIDACPTDAILDGRLLDARLCISYLTIELHGPIPESLRPAIGTRVFGCDICQEVCPWNADAPVPTEAPFAPRPGQPIPPEDMIVWAEELAPLDAGEFRARYRGTALSRPGRDGLLRNLAVGLGNAGGPAAAPVLRRLAADPSPLVREHARWALDALQS, from the coding sequence GTGAGCGTCGCCCGCGATGCCGCCGCGCTGAAGCGGAACGTCCGCGCCGCCGCGCGGGCCGCCGGGTTCGACCAGGTGGGATTCGCTCCGGCGGTGCCTCCGGTGCATGGGGACGCATACGAGGTCTGGCTCGCGAGCGGCTACCATGGCGAGATGGCCTACATGGCGCGCGAGGACGCGGTTCGTCGCCGCCTCGACCCGCGAGAGGCCCTCCCCGGCTGCCGCACGCTCATCGTCGTAAGCCTCCTGTACGGCTCGGCACCGGCCGGCACGACGACACCGGACCGGCGGACCCGCGCCGGCGGGGGCTCCGCTCGGCACCGGCGGCTGCCGGTCGTCGCCCGTTACGCGCTGGGCCGCGACTACCACGACGTGTTCGAGGAGCGGCTCGACGCGCTCTCCGCCGCCATCGAAGACCTCTCTCCCGGCGCGCGCACAAAGCGCTACGTGGACTATGGCCCCGTGCTCGAGCGGGACCACGCGCAGCGCGCGGGCCTGGGGTGGATCGGCAAGAACACGATGCTCCTCCACCCCGACCTCGGTTCCTACTTCATGCTGGGAGAGCTGCTCACGGACCTCGAGATCGCACCCGATCCCCCCTTCGTTCCCGACCGCTGCGGCACCTGCCGCCGCTGCATCGACGCCTGCCCGACGGACGCGATCCTCGACGGCCGGCTCCTCGATGCGCGCCTCTGCATCTCCTATCTCACGATCGAACTCCACGGCCCCATCCCCGAGTCGCTGCGCCCCGCGATCGGAACCCGGGTCTTCGGCTGCGACATCTGCCAGGAGGTGTGTCCCTGGAATGCCGACGCGCCCGTGCCGACGGAGGCGCCGTTCGCGCCCCGTCCCGGCCAGCCGATTCCTCCGGAGGACATGATCGTGTGGGCGGAGGAGCTCGCCCCCCTCGACGCCGGCGAGTTCCGCGCGCGCTACCGCGGGACGGCGCTCAGCCGTCCCGGCCGCGATGGACTCCTCCGCAACCTGGCCGTCGGCCTCGGCAACGCCGGCGGACCCGCCGCAGCCCCCGTCCTGCGACGCCTCGCGGCGGACCCATCGCCCCTCGTCCGCGAACACGCCCGCTGGGCACTCGACGCGCTCCAGAGTTAG
- a CDS encoding TolC family protein encodes MASPSRAQERDTLHLSDAVAVARGANPMLRVARLRADAARARVPQMGAPPDPVVSFRLGNRPLDGFGAGERMTMNTLQLQQTLPWPGKLGFAEARAAHLAGAEELAVLDAEAALVRRVKGVYFELAFEDRALDIMRDTRDLLREFLDVSNTLYAVGTGLQNDVLQAQVAVATMTEDIAAAEQTRLAMAARLNALLGRGPERNVGALELPGAGEPLPGVANLMALAAERRPALRAARERIRAAESAYEGARRALYPDLWLGADYAHRPRFADMLSFSVGVSIPLWAGSRQFAMRDEAFARQAAEEAAELELLNETYARIAEARAESDRALRLHDLYATSILPQARAAVESSLSAYRVGQVDFMTLVQSELTVNRYEIERVRLTAAYHTAVAEIEALLGGETEVIR; translated from the coding sequence ATGGCGTCCCCGTCGCGGGCTCAGGAGCGCGATACGCTCCACCTGTCCGATGCGGTCGCCGTCGCGCGCGGCGCCAACCCGATGCTGCGGGTCGCCCGCCTGCGGGCCGACGCCGCCCGGGCCCGCGTGCCGCAGATGGGCGCGCCGCCGGACCCCGTCGTCTCGTTTCGCCTCGGAAACCGTCCCCTCGACGGGTTCGGAGCCGGCGAGCGAATGACGATGAACACGCTCCAGTTGCAGCAGACGCTGCCCTGGCCGGGGAAGCTCGGATTCGCGGAGGCGCGCGCGGCACACCTCGCGGGCGCCGAGGAACTGGCGGTCCTCGATGCGGAGGCCGCGCTGGTCCGGCGCGTGAAGGGGGTGTACTTCGAACTCGCCTTCGAGGACCGGGCACTGGACATCATGCGCGACACGCGCGACCTCCTGCGCGAGTTCCTCGATGTCTCCAACACACTCTACGCGGTGGGGACGGGCCTTCAGAACGACGTCCTGCAGGCGCAGGTGGCCGTCGCCACGATGACCGAAGACATCGCGGCGGCGGAACAGACCAGGCTCGCCATGGCGGCCCGGCTGAATGCGCTCCTGGGGCGCGGGCCCGAACGAAACGTGGGGGCGCTCGAACTGCCCGGCGCCGGCGAGCCCCTTCCCGGCGTGGCGAACCTCATGGCGCTGGCTGCCGAGAGAAGACCCGCGCTGCGCGCCGCCCGCGAGCGGATCCGGGCGGCGGAGTCGGCCTACGAGGGTGCCCGCCGCGCCCTCTACCCGGACCTGTGGTTAGGGGCGGATTACGCGCACCGGCCGCGGTTCGCGGACATGCTGAGCTTCAGCGTGGGCGTCAGCATCCCGTTGTGGGCGGGTTCCCGCCAGTTCGCCATGCGCGACGAAGCGTTCGCCCGGCAGGCCGCCGAGGAGGCCGCCGAACTCGAACTCCTGAACGAGACCTACGCCCGGATCGCGGAGGCGCGGGCCGAGTCCGACCGCGCCCTGCGGCTCCACGACCTCTATGCCACGTCGATCCTCCCGCAGGCGCGCGCCGCGGTGGAATCGTCCCTCTCCGCCTACCGCGTCGGGCAGGTGGACTTCATGACGCTCGTGCAGAGCGAGCTCACGGTGAACCGCTACGAGATCGAACGCGTGCGGCTCACCGCCGCGTATCACACGGCCGTCGCGGAGATCGAAGCCCTGCTGGGGGGCGAAACGGAGGTAATCCGATGA
- a CDS encoding fatty acid desaturase → MPGYAVLGEPWWIALVWILVAGHLTNMVNTLYLHRSATHGGVVFHPVVEHAMRFWCWLTTGIVTKEWVAIHRKHHAYADREGDPHSPTLEGLANIAFGGLFFYRKAAKDETLLEKYGKGTPDDWVERNVYTTRRGLGLRIMLVLNLYLFGIIPGLIVWTCMVFWMPLTGNIINGLGHALGYRTFGTRDDSRNLYPWGIWILGEELHNNHHADPRSAKFKAHWWEFDIGWFYIRILSVLRLANVLYARTATPREFAAKFYRDSADSMNRRLDRALSRIQRTREAGLLRIERAREEQSLKRLDRAAARARARLARVRTGKFARVARAKAEAGAELDRAREAARTRILRAAEA, encoded by the coding sequence ATGCCAGGTTATGCGGTCCTGGGAGAACCCTGGTGGATTGCCCTCGTGTGGATCCTTGTCGCCGGGCACCTCACGAACATGGTCAACACCCTTTATCTGCATCGCTCGGCGACGCACGGGGGCGTCGTGTTCCATCCCGTCGTCGAGCACGCCATGCGTTTCTGGTGCTGGCTCACGACCGGGATCGTGACGAAGGAGTGGGTCGCGATCCACCGGAAGCACCACGCCTACGCGGACCGCGAGGGCGACCCTCATTCGCCCACCCTCGAGGGTCTCGCGAACATCGCCTTCGGCGGGCTCTTCTTCTATCGGAAGGCCGCGAAGGACGAGACGCTGCTCGAGAAATACGGGAAGGGGACGCCGGACGACTGGGTCGAACGCAACGTCTACACGACGCGCCGTGGCCTGGGGCTCAGAATCATGCTCGTCCTCAATCTGTACCTGTTCGGGATCATCCCCGGGCTCATCGTCTGGACGTGCATGGTGTTCTGGATGCCGCTCACGGGGAACATCATCAACGGCCTCGGACACGCGCTTGGCTACCGGACCTTCGGCACCCGCGACGACAGCCGTAATCTCTATCCCTGGGGGATCTGGATTCTCGGCGAGGAACTCCACAACAACCACCACGCGGATCCGCGCTCGGCCAAGTTCAAGGCGCACTGGTGGGAGTTCGACATCGGCTGGTTCTACATCCGGATCCTGAGCGTCCTGCGACTCGCCAACGTGCTCTACGCGCGCACGGCGACCCCGCGCGAGTTCGCGGCGAAGTTCTACCGCGATTCCGCGGACAGTATGAACCGGCGCCTCGACCGGGCGCTCTCACGCATCCAGCGGACCCGCGAGGCTGGTCTCCTTCGCATCGAACGCGCCCGCGAGGAGCAGTCCCTCAAGCGTCTCGACCGCGCCGCCGCCAGAGCCCGGGCCCGGCTGGCCCGGGTCCGAACCGGCAAGTTCGCGCGCGTCGCCCGGGCGAAGGCGGAGGCCGGCGCCGAACTCGACCGGGCTCGGGAGGCCGCCCGCACCCGCATCCTCCGCGCCGCGGAAGCCTGA
- a CDS encoding CusA/CzcA family heavy metal efflux RND transporter has product MIGRVIAWSIRNRSLVLLGSAAIVGAGLWAVRTTPLDAIPDLSDVQVIVQTDFAEQAPQIVEDQVTYPIASEMLKVPGARVVRAFSFFGLSLVYVIFEDGTDIYWARSRVLEYLSGIRRQLPENVVPVLGPDATGVGWVYEYTLESDSLDLAELRTLQDWYLRYQLTAVPGVAEVASLGGFVKQYQVEVNPERLRAFDIPVTRVSRAIGDHNIDIGARVLEMGGREYMIRGLGYLRGTLDIENVAVGSTPNGTPIRVADVATVQEGPAPRRGVADLDGRGEVVAGIVVMRFGSDALETIERVKERLEEINAGLPAGTRLRPAYDRSDLIHRAIDTLREKLVEESLIVAAVALIFLLHLRSALVAVVTLPLGILISFIVMRWIGVNANIMSLGGIAIAIGAMVDAAIVMVENMHKHLERAAPGASRWDVVLESAKQVGPPLFFSLLIITFSFLPVFALEQQEGRLFKPLAFTKTFAMAGSAFLAITLVPVLMGYLVRGRIRPERANPVNRALRWLYRPFLGFALRRPWLVVAAAVGVLGATILPWQRLGSEFMPPLQEGSILFMPTTVPGASIAQAREIMRYQDSVLASFPEVETVLGKAGRAETATDPAPLDMFETTITLRPREEWRPGVTYAGLLSQMDEAVALPGVTNAWTMPIKGRIDMLATGVRTPVGIKIFGPNLDTLQALGEEAERIVREIPGTRSAFAERGVSGYYVDIDVDRPEAARYGLNVGDVHNAIMASVGGMNATVTVEGRERYAVNVRYPRELRDDLQNLREVLVPVPDGTQIPLGQVARVAAVQGPMAVKTEDAFPVTTIFVDIEGVDVGSYVEVARRVVAAQLELPSGYSLVWSGQYEFMQRVQERLRVVIPVTLGIIFLLLYLNFRGVAESLIVMLALPFSLVGGIWFLWLLGYNTSVAVWVGFIALAGVAAETGVVMLIYLDEAFARRRREGRIRTAADVAEAVREGALERLRPVVMTVMAITAGLMPILWSSGTGADVMKRIASPMVGGMMSATVLTLLVIPAIYLLWRRSQLRRMAGAPVLPGSQA; this is encoded by the coding sequence ATGATCGGCCGCGTCATCGCCTGGTCGATCCGGAACCGATCCCTCGTCCTTCTCGGCTCGGCCGCCATCGTCGGCGCCGGCCTGTGGGCCGTGCGCACGACGCCGCTCGACGCCATCCCCGACCTGTCGGACGTGCAGGTCATCGTCCAGACCGATTTCGCGGAACAGGCGCCTCAGATCGTCGAGGACCAGGTCACGTACCCGATTGCGTCGGAGATGCTGAAGGTGCCGGGCGCGCGCGTCGTGCGCGCCTTCTCCTTCTTCGGGCTCAGTCTCGTGTACGTGATCTTCGAAGACGGGACGGACATCTACTGGGCCCGCTCGCGCGTCCTCGAATACCTGAGCGGAATCCGGCGGCAGTTGCCGGAGAACGTCGTACCCGTGCTCGGCCCGGACGCGACGGGCGTGGGCTGGGTCTACGAGTACACCCTCGAGTCGGACAGCCTCGACCTTGCGGAACTGCGCACGCTCCAGGACTGGTACCTCCGCTACCAACTGACGGCCGTGCCGGGCGTGGCCGAAGTCGCGAGCCTGGGCGGGTTCGTGAAGCAGTATCAGGTGGAGGTGAACCCGGAGCGGCTGCGCGCGTTCGACATCCCCGTGACGCGGGTGTCCCGGGCGATCGGGGATCACAATATCGACATCGGGGCGCGCGTCCTGGAGATGGGGGGACGCGAATACATGATCCGCGGCCTCGGCTACCTGCGGGGCACGCTGGACATCGAGAACGTGGCTGTCGGGTCGACGCCGAACGGCACGCCGATCCGGGTGGCCGATGTGGCGACGGTGCAGGAGGGCCCGGCCCCCCGGCGCGGCGTCGCGGATCTGGACGGCCGCGGCGAGGTCGTGGCCGGGATCGTCGTCATGCGCTTCGGCTCGGACGCGCTCGAGACGATCGAGCGGGTGAAGGAGCGGCTGGAAGAGATCAACGCGGGACTCCCGGCCGGCACCCGGCTGCGGCCGGCCTACGACCGCAGCGACCTCATTCACCGGGCCATCGACACGCTCCGCGAGAAGCTCGTGGAGGAATCGCTCATCGTCGCCGCCGTGGCGCTGATCTTCCTGCTCCATCTCCGTTCGGCGCTCGTTGCGGTCGTGACGCTGCCCCTCGGCATCCTCATCTCGTTCATCGTCATGCGCTGGATCGGCGTGAACGCCAACATCATGAGCCTCGGCGGGATCGCGATCGCGATCGGAGCCATGGTGGACGCGGCCATCGTCATGGTCGAGAACATGCACAAACATCTTGAGCGCGCCGCCCCCGGCGCCTCGCGCTGGGACGTGGTCCTCGAGAGCGCGAAGCAGGTGGGTCCGCCCCTCTTCTTCTCCCTCCTCATCATCACGTTCAGCTTCCTCCCGGTGTTCGCGCTCGAACAGCAGGAGGGCCGGCTGTTCAAACCTCTCGCGTTCACCAAGACGTTCGCCATGGCGGGGTCCGCGTTCCTCGCGATCACCCTGGTTCCGGTGCTCATGGGGTATCTCGTGCGCGGACGGATCCGTCCGGAGCGGGCGAACCCGGTGAATCGCGCCCTGCGCTGGCTCTACCGACCCTTCCTCGGCTTCGCGCTCCGCCGCCCGTGGCTCGTCGTCGCGGCCGCCGTGGGGGTGCTGGGCGCGACGATCCTGCCGTGGCAACGGCTCGGCAGCGAGTTCATGCCGCCGCTCCAGGAAGGGTCGATCCTCTTCATGCCGACGACCGTCCCCGGGGCGTCGATCGCCCAGGCTCGGGAGATCATGCGATACCAGGACAGCGTCCTCGCGTCCTTCCCCGAAGTGGAGACAGTGCTGGGGAAGGCCGGGCGCGCGGAAACCGCCACGGATCCCGCCCCCCTCGACATGTTCGAGACGACGATCACCCTGCGGCCGCGGGAGGAATGGCGGCCCGGGGTCACCTACGCCGGGCTGCTGTCGCAGATGGACGAGGCGGTGGCTCTCCCCGGCGTGACGAACGCGTGGACGATGCCGATCAAGGGACGCATCGACATGCTCGCCACCGGCGTCCGCACTCCGGTGGGGATCAAGATCTTCGGCCCGAATCTCGACACGCTGCAGGCGCTCGGGGAGGAGGCGGAGCGTATCGTGCGCGAGATCCCCGGGACGCGGAGCGCGTTCGCGGAGCGCGGGGTCTCCGGCTACTACGTCGACATCGACGTCGACCGGCCGGAGGCGGCGCGCTACGGCCTCAACGTCGGGGATGTGCACAACGCGATCATGGCGAGCGTCGGCGGGATGAACGCGACGGTCACGGTGGAGGGGCGGGAGCGCTACGCGGTGAACGTCCGCTATCCGCGCGAGTTGCGCGACGATCTGCAGAACCTGCGCGAGGTGCTGGTGCCCGTCCCCGATGGCACGCAGATCCCGCTCGGCCAGGTGGCGCGCGTGGCGGCCGTCCAGGGGCCCATGGCCGTGAAGACCGAGGACGCCTTTCCCGTTACCACGATCTTCGTCGACATCGAGGGCGTCGATGTCGGGAGCTACGTGGAGGTGGCCCGGCGCGTCGTCGCCGCCCAACTCGAACTCCCGAGCGGGTATTCCCTCGTGTGGAGCGGGCAGTACGAGTTCATGCAGCGGGTGCAGGAGCGCCTGCGCGTCGTGATTCCCGTCACGCTGGGGATCATCTTCCTGCTCCTCTATCTCAACTTCCGCGGCGTGGCCGAGTCGCTGATCGTCATGCTGGCCCTCCCGTTCTCGCTCGTGGGCGGGATCTGGTTCCTGTGGCTCCTGGGCTACAACACGAGCGTTGCGGTCTGGGTCGGGTTCATCGCGCTGGCCGGCGTGGCGGCGGAGACCGGCGTGGTGATGCTGATCTACCTGGACGAGGCGTTCGCGCGTCGCCGCCGCGAGGGCCGGATCCGGACCGCCGCGGACGTGGCGGAGGCCGTTCGCGAGGGGGCGCTGGAGCGGCTGCGCCCGGTCGTGATGACGGTGATGGCGATCACTGCGGGTCTGATGCCGATCCTGTGGAGTTCCGGCACCGGCGCGGACGTGATGAAGCGGATCGCGTCGCCCATGGTCGGCGGAATGATGTCCGCGACGGTACTCACCTTGCTCGTCATCCCCGCCATCTACCTGCTCTGGCGCCGCTCGCAGCTCCGGCGCATGGCGGGCGCACCGGTGCTACCCGGTTCTCAGGCGTGA
- a CDS encoding DoxX family protein — translation MLGGRNPGLGLAILRVVIGLIFVMHGGPKLAGGIEGTAAFLASLGIPLSGIAAWGIALAETLGGASLIAGLFVTPFALLLAAHMLTGIFLVHLANGFYVVGPGQGGYEFNLLLIAALLTLVLAGSGIATLKSLFENDVEVVID, via the coding sequence ATGCTCGGCGGAAGAAACCCCGGCCTCGGTCTGGCCATCCTCCGCGTGGTGATCGGACTGATCTTCGTTATGCACGGCGGTCCCAAGCTGGCCGGAGGCATCGAGGGTACCGCGGCCTTCCTCGCGTCGCTCGGCATCCCGCTCTCCGGGATCGCGGCGTGGGGGATCGCGCTCGCCGAGACCCTTGGCGGCGCAAGCCTGATCGCCGGCCTGTTCGTGACCCCATTCGCCCTGCTGCTCGCCGCGCACATGCTGACGGGGATCTTCCTCGTGCACCTGGCCAACGGCTTCTACGTCGTCGGTCCGGGCCAGGGCGGCTATGAGTTCAACCTGCTCCTGATCGCCGCCTTGCTGACCCTCGTGCTGGCCGGATCGGGGATCGCGACGCTCAAGAGCCTCTTCGAGAACGACGTGGAGGTGGTCATCGACTGA